Within Thermodesulfobacteriota bacterium, the genomic segment GATGGGCCAGGCGGCCGCTGGTCACGAAATCGGTCAGCTCGGCAAAGGCGGCGGCATCCTCGCCCGGGAAGCCCACCATGAAGGTGGTGCGGATGGCCGCCTCCGGCAGGATCTCGGCGATGAGGCCGAAAAGGCGGTCGATGCGCTCCCGGCCGTAGCCCCGGTTCATGGCCTTGAGGATCCGGTCGCTGGCATGCTGCAGGGGGATGTCCAGATAGGGCAGGATCCGGGGCTCGGCGGCGATCAGCTCCAGGAGACGGCGGTCCACCCGGGCCGGATGGAGATAGAGGAGCCGCAGCCAGGGGATGGTCGTCTCCTGAACCAGGGCGGCGAGGAGGGCGACCAGATCGCTGCCTTGGCCCAGATCCAGGCCATAGGCGGTCAGATCCTGGGCGATGAGGGTCAGCTCCTGGACGCCCGCCGCCCCCAACCGCTGGGCCTCGGCAACACAGTCCGCCAGAGGCCGGCTGCGCAGCCGGCCGCGGATGCTCGGGATCAGGCAGTAGCTGCAGCGGTTGGAGCAGCCCTCGGTGACTTTGAGATAGGCCCGGTGGCGCGGGGTGGTCAGGCGCCGGGGGCTGGCGCTGTCCATGAGAGAGGTGCCGTCGCCCAGGATCAGGCATCCGTGCTCGGCCGCGGCAGGGGCCAGCAGGCGGGGCAGCTCGGCGGTCCGGTCCGGCCCCACGAAAAGATCCACCTCCGGCAGCTCGGCGGCCAAGTCCCGGCCGTAGCGCTGGGGCAGACAGCCGGTGACCACCAGCCGCCGGCCCGGCTCCTTCTTCTTGACCGCCGCCATCTCCAGGATGGCATCGATGGACTCCTCCACCGCCGGCTGGATGAACGCGCAGGAGTTGACCACCAGAAGGTCCGCCTCGTCCGGGGCGGTGACCACCTGGTAGCCCTGCTCCTCCAGGCCGCCCAGCATCACCTCCGCATCGACGAGGTTCTTGGGGCAGCCCAGGGCGACGAGATAGACCTTCTTGGACATCTCAGCCCTTCTGGAGCTCGATGCTGGTTTCGGAGGGAGACAGGGTGGGGTCGGCCTGGATGACGATCTCCACCCGGTGGCTGGTCTCAAGCTCCACGATCTCCGCCCGCTTCCGGTTGGTCAGGTAGTTGGCCACCTCCAGGGGCAGCCGGCAGAGGATGCGGTGGGGCTTCTTCTGGGCGATGGCGGTCTGGATCTGGCGCAGGCAGATCAGGGCCTGGCTCTCGGCGGAGCGGATCACCCCCCGGCCG encodes:
- the rimO gene encoding 30S ribosomal protein S12 methylthiotransferase RimO; translated protein: MSKKVYLVALGCPKNLVDAEVMLGGLEEQGYQVVTAPDEADLLVVNSCAFIQPAVEESIDAILEMAAVKKKEPGRRLVVTGCLPQRYGRDLAAELPEVDLFVGPDRTAELPRLLAPAAAEHGCLILGDGTSLMDSASPRRLTTPRHRAYLKVTEGCSNRCSYCLIPSIRGRLRSRPLADCVAEAQRLGAAGVQELTLIAQDLTAYGLDLGQGSDLVALLAALVQETTIPWLRLLYLHPARVDRRLLELIAAEPRILPYLDIPLQHASDRILKAMNRGYGRERIDRLFGLIAEILPEAAIRTTFMVGFPGEDAAAFAELTDFVTSGRLAHLGVFPYHNEAGCAAAGMKPRVSARVKASRRARLMAIQQPIAQAFHQAQVGRTLSVLVEGTSRETELLLEGRAWLQAPDIDGCVYINAGIATPGSFTPVRITEALAYDLVGEALGTAEGED